The nucleotide window ggctaaaacaaacacacaataaatGAACGTTTGCTTCAAATGAGATGGATCTTCaatggtttatttttttctttcaatgcTGTTTTAGTAAGAGGGATTGAAAAGCCTGCTCAGTCTTTACTATTTTGATTCTAATAGTCTATTCAAAGATAACTGTGCCCCAAAGGTCCTTTTTAAAACAGTCTAAATAGGCCCCTTGACGAAGTAATCCCTCAGCGCTCACACACTTTGGTGCAGACAGAAATGCACAAGTGCAGATCACACATGTAATGATTGTTTTGACACACACCTTGTGTGATTTGTGCGTCTCTGTCCCAGAGGGACTAACTGGAAATACGCTGCTGGAGTCTGGAAGAAAGAAAAACACATGGATAAATAGAAGACAGAgaaactatataaaatatatacagctgaagtcagaattattagcccctgttttttttttctccaattactgtttaacagaaattatcAACAgattactaaacataatagttttaataactcttttctaataactgatttattttatctttgccatgatgacagtaaataatatttgactagatatttttcaagacacttctgtacagcttaaagtcatATTGAAAGGCCTATCTATCTAGTTAGAGTTGTAATTATTTGGGTGCTTTTTTATCTTATGTAgtatttttcatttagtttaaagcTTAATTCTCAGATTATTATTATGTTCTGATTTTAGAAACGTTCATTGCACtttttttaatgcttaaaatTAATTGCTTAATTATCGTTAATCTTTTTGTTaacaaatgtttttctttatttttatatttatatattatattcatattcaaTAGAACAACAACGAACATCATTTCATCTAGGTTTTTAATGgtttatttcttatatttattcTTATAAAACAtggcatttatatatatttgtgaatTGTGTGCACtggtaattattgtgaaaagtgctatacaaatacatTTGAACTGCATTTAATATGTTTCTATGCAACTATAGATTTTTTTCCTTGGAAATTAGTTTTGATGTTGATCTTTATTCAATTGATCTTTATTTTGGTCCCCGTGAGGAAACTGTATTATAAATCATActaatgatacataataaatagcATTtctaacagatatttttttacctCCGCATGTTGactggtaaataaataaaaatattatatatatatatatatatatatatatatatatatatatatatatatatatatatatatatatatatatatatatatatatatatatatatatatatatatatatatagggcttgacaatacttttttgatcaccagccactgtggctagtagttttccaaaattattagccactcgccattttcactagccacacttttcttgttgggaaaatatattttgcttaaattggactttgacatgctaaattgCTTGATTTAGATATTGTGTTGTGTCCACATGCCTTGTCATTAatttaacttcttgtgtgtattgtgtattagcttgctcagtgtgcatgagcaaatggctTGTTATAATGCAATCACCTTTTATTTcacgacttttcagggctcaaaattaagaatttaccaaatttatctctgaccacaccaaataagtatttcttagccacaatttgttaatgtgtaaaaacaaggaaGATATGGCTGtataggtgcactttttaattcaacaaaacttttctttaaaaaaaaacattacatttaaagaaataattattcgcaagtatctaaaatatgcacagtaatctgtcctggctaaaagtcccagatcaccagttaactacacataaacggaataatctcccattaaagcaatgttattgtaaaaaatgataattaaaccatattaaaaaacaataactgTACGCAAAAGTTGCtttgcgcaagtaaacgggagcacGCGCACGCTTTTTAACAGTTGCGCGCATCGCATCAGCTGTTAGCTCGAGTGATCATGCTCTCATTCTGTATTCACCATTCTTGTGCTTGCgcgaacagttatttttgtcagtcatcCTACTTCACAAttctaatatcacatttgcacgaaCAAAGCGtcatgcttattgtcgaaccctgcttttaagaaaactacaatttaaaaatgattttcaaccagccaaagtagCTAGTGGAGATGTCTGGCTAAcctgccagagctgaaatctactcGCATTTGGcgagtgttaatgtaaagccttgTATATGAATATGATTATTAGAAAAATAAAGTATTTGTCCCtatattaatgaaaaataaattaatatataaatataatgaaatCTATAAATGAATATACACAAATGAAATTCTTAAACAACTTCACAGCCTCTCATTCTCCTACGACCTTACCATTAGGTTTTGACCCATTTTTCAGTGGGGTAGTTaagggtgttttggaggagctgATGCTAATAGAGATGGTTGTTGTAGATGAAGCAGGAACAGATGTCTTTGGAGAAGAAACTGCTTCTGTCCTCCTGGCGGGTAAGCCCTTGCTTTCTAGATTACTGACAGGtctaataaagaaaaacaaataaacaaaaattaccCTTTACTGCAGTTTCATGAACCACGTTAAAGGTTTAGCATCGCTTCTCTCACCTCTGATGGGTTAAAGTTTGTGAAGGTGGGCAAGAAAGTTAAACAGGAATTTACAGTAGAAAGATCTTGATGGAAGCAGCACATGAGTGAATAGAGCATGATTTATTTCAGATTCGACCCACCGCTGCTCTTATAGGACGCAGCGGCTTGACACGCAAATCATGACAGCCAATCCCAGCAGAGCTTGAAGAAGTGGGAGGAACAGAGCGTCTGGAGAATCAAGCGGTTAATCAATGAAGAGCAGGATGATTTGGTTAGGGAAATATGTCTGAagatgttattaaaataattttgctgAGAGGACATGACAGAATATGGTTCTTGTataatttcaaaaaataaaaatagtaaaaacaagACAGTATTAGTAAATACCAGAAGCTGGAGATGCAGCAAAACATGCACAACTTACTTTGAAACAGGCTTGAGCATTGATCTCCAGTCAGATGGAACCGTATCGTTTTCTGAAATTAGATCAAATGATTTATATCATCATTTTTAGAAACCCTTATCAGACACATCTTCATAAGAAAAAAAGCTACAGTAAGTAAACCAACTTTATAAATAACATAATTGTTTGTCTTATAAAAACAATCTTAACAATTAAATCAGATTTTAGACCTTTTTTCAGAAATTAATactttttcttaaaaataatCCATTTAATAAGTTAAactgagatttaagacatttaaatgataaaatattctattacaaaacaataaaaaaatataataatttttatataaattgaatactactactactactactactgataacagtataattgaaaatgttttaaaataatagtataaaatatattatgattAGCAGTAGTAATTGTAGTAATAGAAGTAATACCAGTAGTAAGtcgtagtaatagtagttgtagtaatagcAGTAGTAGTAATGGAAGTAATAGCAGTAGTCATAGTTGTAGTAGTAACAGTAGTAGTAATAGCAGTAGTAGTCGTAAAAACAGTAGTCATATTAATAGtggtaatagtagtaatagtaatagaagTAATAGCAGTAGCAATAGTCGTATAGAAGAAGTTAAAGTCATAGTAGTCGTAAAAACATTAGTCGTAGTAATAGCAGTAGTAAAAGTAGTAATAGCAGTGGTaagtcgtagtagtagtagtaatattagttTTCGTAATAGTTGTAATAGTAATATTAGTAATAGAAGTAAAAGCAGTAGTAATAGTCTTAGTAATAGTAGTCATGGTAATAATCGTAGTCATAGTAGTTGtaatagtagttgtagtaatagcAGCAGTAAAAAATAGTAATAGCAGTGGTAACAGTCGTAGAAGTAGTAATTGTAGTCATAGTAATAGAAGTAATAGTAGTATTTGAAGTTAAAGTCGTAATAACATTAGTCATTGTAATAGTAATAGCAGTAGAATTAGTCGTAGTAGTAATTATAGCAGTAGTaatagtcattgtagtagtaatagtagtcgTAATAACAGTAGTCATAGTAATAGtggtaatagtaatagtagtaatagaaGTAATAGCAGTAGTAATagtcgtagtagtagtaatagtagttgtagtaatagtgGTAATAGTAGTAATAGCAATAGTCGTAGTAAAAGTCTTAATAACATCATAGTAATAGTAGTAACAGCAGTAGTAATAGTCATATAAGCAATAGTATTAGTAGTCATAAcagtagttgtagtaatagtaataatagaatAGCAGTAGTAATAGTCGTAGTAATAGTAGtcgtagtaataataataataatattaataataatgataataataataatgaatataaattattttttgttggtcTTTGAACTGCATTCGAGTCCAAAAAATTGGTTGACACTGAGCTTTTAAGAACAACAATCATaatcatctttattattattattaataataataataataataataaaagcagtctttaattaaattaaaataaataaaaagtctaattaaaataagttatataAACATATCAAAACATTAAATGCGCAACATTAGTATATCCAATCAATCAAAACAAACCATCTCTGCCAATGAAAACAACCACTGTATATTAGACATCAGTGCATGTACAGTAAAAGCACAGGTAAGTCAGTGTTCCTCACCCTTGCTGTTAGATGACGGTGTGTTCACATTCCTGGATAAGCTCTTCTCTTTCATCCAGGATGGGACTGTAGTGGCAGGAGCAGTAGTTTCACCACTGGCTTCAAGCGCTTTGAGACGCACCCGACCAAAGGGGGCTTTAGCATTAGATTCCAGAGGGGGAACATTACTGTGAAAGGAGATTGTGTTCATGATGAATGTGTCTTGTGAGCCGACATGTCAGCAAACACCAAGTATTCAAACAAAACTCGACAGGTACATAAAGGCTATAATTCTGTTTCATTGTGACCCTTGTACACCTCCACCCTAAGAAAACAAGTGAAGACATAAATGATAATTACataatgtgctcaaaaaccaaAAGTATACTTCAGTTTAATGTGTACGCTACTGAATTCAACAATTTGAAAGCAGACAGTCTTTATAAAGTAGCACAAACACGCTCAATACATGCAGACTAGAAAGCATTACTTTAATCCAATTTCTGTTGGTTTTCCTCAAAATTATGAgtgattaatgtttatttaaactgAAGCTATGTTTTGCTTTTAAAGAGGGTCAAGAACTTCTGGGTAGACTACCGGATAGTATTCAAATATAGAAATTGAACAAatcaactgtaaaataacatggccatcgttgtataaataattgtatacaataaaataaaacaatatgacTACTGCTGATACACACATTGTTCAATATCAATGTTCGTATATAGGCAtaggatgataaccgttttcaaggtataccacggtttagaaaagtcaagcttttaaTAATcggcaaaattttctgtaataccgccCCTAATGTATGTGAAAGATTTTTCTacaacatttttttgttattttttgtaattaatttaaataaataaattaaaatgtatttaataccggcagctagctctctgcaactctcacatggtcgcccactgaagctaagcagggctgcgcccggtcagtacctggatgggagaccacttgggaaagctaggttgctgccggaagtggtgttagtgaggccagcagggggcgcccaacctgcggtctgtgtgggtcctaatgccccagtatagtgacggggactctatactgctcagtgagcgccgtctttcggatgagacgttaaaccgaggtcccgactctctgtggtcgttaaaaatcccaggatgtccttcgaaaaagagtaggggtttaaccccggcatcctggccaaatctgcccactggcctctgtccatcatggcctcctaaccctccccatatcatgattggcatatcatcactctgtctcctctccaccaatcagctggtgtgtggtgtgcggtctggcgcaaaatggctgccgtcgcttcatccaggtggatgctgcacactggtggtggatgaggagatccccccccattgtgtaaagtgctttgagtgcccagaaaagcgctatataaatgtaacaaattattattattattattattaataaataataaataattaattaattaattaatttaatttattgccACATCTGCAACTTTCGGCTATTTCATGGTaagataaatatacataaaaacattttatgataACTTCATACTTCAGTAAAAAAAGATACAcaaacaaaatttatttaaatgtaatatttatacaaGTTTAAATATGATTTTCAATTCAATATTTGAGAAACAACTTAATCTAATTGTACTGAAACTTTCACAttctaataatatatattttacagtgagAGCAGCTTGAAAACGGAACTATAATAAATCTTATGCGTTACTACAATACATGCGAATCAAACTCAAATTTCTAGGCAAACTATATAGATCAAAAATTTATCAAAGCACATGTTTATTTTAcccaaattataaaatatatatatgtatatatatatatgaacaatatcACTACAGTAGCAGTGTGCTTTGGCTGTATAGCAGCACTGTTGGGAGGCGTGCATTGATATACAGCTATAGCACACGGCTactcatgtatgtgtgtgtgtgtgtgtgtgtgtgtgtgtgtgtatgtgtatgtatatatccttcagtaacaaaacaaacaaaaaaaaaataataaataaataaaaatatatatatatcgaagCAGCTCACCTGCTGTTTGCTTTCAGCCCAGCTGGACTAGCAGATGAGCTGTTGCTATCTTTGTCCACTTTCACCATCTTCCCAATCACAGCCTTGgctttttccttttccttttcaTTCTCCTTCTCTTTTTCTGTGTCCTGTGATTTTGCCCAGTCTCCCACTCGGAGCAGAACTCTGCCTTTACCTGCTCCGGCAGGGACTCTGGGTGTTGTAGTTTCTGGTGCTGTAGTTTTAACACCTGCAGTACTCACTGATGTAGTTGAGGTGTATGATGAGGTGCTCTTACTGGCAGGCACAACACTGCTGGGGCTGCTGCTGCTGGACTCAAAgaatctagtaaaaaaaaaaacattgcattgcatggtttgtttattatacatgatgcattgttattattatttgaattcaCAATATACTGTGCATGCTTTAAAACATCTTAGAGAGAGATATACTCCAATCTGACATATTTCAATATAAAACAATGCAGTTACAGTTTATGCAATTtagtcatacatacatacatacatacatatacatatatacatatacatatatacatatacatatatacatatacatatatatatatatatatatatatatatatatatatatatatatatatatatatatatatatatatatatatatatatatatatatatatagcgcaaATTTGTTTAATCTATAGCATTAGCAATAttcatttgattaattaatttttattaaatttagtaaGTTATAGTAAATTTAACCCAAGTTGTCATTTTTATTACATCTTTTAATTTACTCTAAAACAATGCTCAAGTAGATTTAGGTATAATAAAATTCTAAAATAGAGCATGAAATGCATACTTTTTATTCATAAATCAAATAAGTTTGTAATTGCCTATTATACATTTATTGGGATATAccagtaaattaaaatatttgttatattatgcATGCCTACAAATTGTTCAACAGATCATATGTTCACCTGTGTTATATGCAgtcttattttactatttttaccactattatatagtattaatatttaggattgaattattgaattatatcgTATAAATATAttgcattctttttttattcttatacTGATTTAAACATTTCAGCAGTTTtccaataaatgtttttttacttattGTTTCAACAAGTTCTTATTTCAGCTAGTTTCAaatgaaacaatttaaaaaaaaaatttaaacttaaGACTTAACTccaattattaaatttaatcacTTTAGTCAACAATAACAACACTGACACAACATAATGGAAACTGAACTAAGAAATATTCACCTCATTCTGGCCTCTTGGTTCTTCTGAACAGTGTTGCTCACAGGTTTAAGAGATTCAGTGGCAGATCTGGGGCCTGAGGGGGATTTCGCTGTTGTAGTGTCTGGTGTGGGTGTTGCTTTTGCCGTTGGCGTGAGCTGAACTGCTGGAGTAGGTGTGTCGGTGAACCCACGCATGGGAATGCGGTCACTTTTGTTGGCCAGCCAACCCAATTTAGATGTGTTCGTATTTAAACTAGCTTTACCAGTACTTCCACCTAACGCACTCTGGTCAGGCTTGTTTATAAAGGTGGATTGTGTTTTGGATGGTGCCGTGAAGCGTGTAGTTAGAGGCTTCTCTATGCTCGTGTGTGTCTTGCAGATGAAAGTGCCTGGTTCTTTTCCAGCCTTGTAGGTGCCAGAGAGGAGAATAGTGGAACACTCTTTGCATCTGTTAAACAGACAGGTAGAATTAGCTAAATAAGTTACAAATAAATTTATCATGCTCTTTTTACTacagattacaaaaaaaaaaaaaaaaagtctcagttgttcacatttttaaatctaATTTTTTAAACTGACAGGCAGATATTGCATAAATGTTTTCTACATTGCTCACATTAGATTATTATGATGACAATTGAGACATCACATGCATGATTCACTGATCATGTGATACTGATGGGTTCACATAAATGTGAACAAATGACAAAGGCTCAAAAATAGAGAAATGACTCACTTAAAGCAGTTCCTGTGATACAGTTTTCCATCTACTAGGTGGCGCTGGACGAGGTGAACATGTTGGTTGCACACACTACAGTTGCTGCTCGGAGTTGACGATTTATTGGCACGTTCAGTCAAAACCTCTCTCTGGAAAAGACAAAGAttaattaaagaaaaattatGCACAATATTTAACATTAACAATATTCATAAATCATCtcaaaatacagcaaaacaaGAGCAGTGTTAAATCTCTTATGTTTTCTACTAATTAAACACAGttgaagaaataaaataaattaaactgcacGAAGATCCTATGGGCTTGCTGTTAAGTTGAACAGTTTgatttatacataatatataataatctagctcctgtttata belongs to Danio rerio strain Tuebingen ecotype United States chromosome 1, GRCz12tu, whole genome shotgun sequence and includes:
- the micall2b gene encoding protein-methionine sulfoxide oxidase mical2b, giving the protein MAAVKALQQWCKIQCEGYRDVSITNMTTSFRDGLAFCALIHKHRPDLIDFDSLSKENIYENNQRAFEVAEKELGIPALLDAEDMVALKVPDRLSILTYVSQYYNYFHGRSPIGGMGGIKRPAEESNEAPSGKKNPPVIAKVLPSPKPATENKTPKPANENKREVLTERANKSSTPSSNCSVCNQHVHLVQRHLVDGKLYHRNCFKCKECSTILLSGTYKAGKEPGTFICKTHTSIEKPLTTRFTAPSKTQSTFINKPDQSALGGSTGKASLNTNTSKLGWLANKSDRIPMRGFTDTPTPAVQLTPTAKATPTPDTTTAKSPSGPRSATESLKPVSNTVQKNQEARMRFFESSSSSPSSVVPASKSTSSYTSTTSVSTAGVKTTAPETTTPRVPAGAGKGRVLLRVGDWAKSQDTEKEKENEKEKEKAKAVIGKMVKVDKDSNSSSASPAGLKANSSNVPPLESNAKAPFGRVRLKALEASGETTAPATTVPSWMKEKSLSRNVNTPSSNSKENDTVPSDWRSMLKPVSKPVSNLESKGLPARRTEAVSSPKTSVPASSTTTISISISSSKTPLTTPLKNGSKPNDSSSVFPVSPSGTETHKSHKPGYIPKEDIQKELKEIEMNMNELEKKGVELEKQLRQCDEDGEEDALMNDLMVDWFTLIRNKQVYMRRESELVYIARTQDLEEEQPSVDAELRRLMEKPDHLKTLWDRKREEELMAKLVEIVNDRNAIVEGLDEDRLREEEEDEQLNKMMQSFDMKKEKVKKMSPVTRWFSMRKRRSSED